In Arthrobacter sp. PAMC25284, a single genomic region encodes these proteins:
- a CDS encoding DUF721 domain-containing protein, whose translation MNRDKDGGLQPGRDPDDIDAAQAALNRMRDAAAARGEIRRKAPRAGGTTAKPGRSTGGTRGFVQFHGTGRDPLGLGKVVGRLVAERGWTSPVAVGSVMAEWSTLVGPEISAHCTPESFTDTTLHVRCDSTAWATQLRLLSISLLEKFRTELGDGVVTSIQVLGPAAPSWRKGLRTVNGRGPRDTYG comes from the coding sequence ATGAACAGGGATAAGGACGGCGGGCTTCAACCGGGCCGCGACCCTGATGACATCGATGCCGCCCAGGCGGCCCTGAACCGGATGCGCGATGCAGCCGCGGCCCGCGGGGAAATTCGGCGGAAGGCCCCTCGTGCCGGTGGCACCACCGCGAAACCCGGCCGCAGCACCGGCGGCACCCGCGGCTTCGTGCAGTTCCACGGTACGGGCCGAGATCCCTTGGGTCTGGGAAAGGTCGTCGGGCGCCTCGTCGCCGAACGCGGCTGGACGTCGCCCGTGGCCGTCGGCTCGGTCATGGCTGAGTGGTCCACCCTGGTGGGACCGGAAATCTCCGCTCACTGCACGCCCGAAAGTTTCACCGACACGACTCTGCATGTGCGCTGCGATTCCACCGCCTGGGCTACCCAACTGCGGCTGCTGAGCATCAGCCTGTTGGAGAAATTCCGGACTGAACTCGGCGACGGCGTGGTGACCAGCATTCAGGTACTTGGACCGGCGGCGCCGAGCTGGCGCAAGGGCCTCCGGACCGTCAACGGGCGTGGTCCCCGCGACACTTACGGGTAG